From Melitaea cinxia chromosome 3, ilMelCinx1.1, whole genome shotgun sequence, one genomic window encodes:
- the LOC123669428 gene encoding COP9 signalosome complex subunit 9 isoform X1 — translation MSVAVTTRIVFGSFCFILKMKPTVAADEMFPEGVGPYMDLEEAGGPSNLLMDLAANEKAVHADFFNDFEDLFDDDDLK, via the exons ATGTCAGTTGCTGTCACAACAAGGATAGTATTTGGCAGTTTTTGCTTT atattaaaaatgaaaccaACTGTGGCTGCGGATGAAATGTTTCCTGAAGGAGTTGGACCCTATATGGATTTGGAAGAG GCAGGGGGCCCTTCCAACCTTCTAATGGACTTAGCTGCCAATGAAAAAGCTGTGCATGCTGATTTTTTCAATG attttgaagatttatttgatgatgatgatctgaAATAG
- the LOC123669428 gene encoding COP9 signalosome complex subunit 9 isoform X2 yields MKPTVAADEMFPEGVGPYMDLEEAGGPSNLLMDLAANEKAVHADFFNDFEDLFDDDDLK; encoded by the exons atgaaaccaACTGTGGCTGCGGATGAAATGTTTCCTGAAGGAGTTGGACCCTATATGGATTTGGAAGAG GCAGGGGGCCCTTCCAACCTTCTAATGGACTTAGCTGCCAATGAAAAAGCTGTGCATGCTGATTTTTTCAATG attttgaagatttatttgatgatgatgatctgaAATAG
- the LOC123669427 gene encoding tRNA-dihydrouridine(20) synthase [NAD(P)+]-like, with amino-acid sequence MPSYEDKVILAPMVRIGTLPMRILSLRYGADIVYSEELIDWKFLRSKRRYNDILQTIDFVDQTDGTIVFRTCKEEKDKVVLQLGTCSAERALKVAKLVEQDVAAIDINMGCPKEFSIKGGMGVALLQDPNKACAILKTLVDNLSIPVTCKIRIFETPEKTLDVVKKFESTGIKAIAIHGRTRDERPQHAVHVDIIRYVAERISIPVIANGGSKEIEKYNDILKFKEMTGCSSVMLARAAEWNCSIFRKDGLLPMDTVITDYLKLCVDYDNSPSNTKYCVQNILRELQETPRGRKFLECQTLEQICAIWDLDKYCQEKQSQYQKMGIQGRWQVHPDELEPPHKKAKTEDIDLDNVIKMKVCFIRANFNDLNLPKSQLHAWAGKKGIKLPHYQTHQVEKLFCCILTFNDKKYTSTFWEKNKKFAEQGAALVALFHLGVIKEEDLIKLGSIIK; translated from the exons ATGCCATCTTATGAAGATAAGGTTATTCTAGCACCTATGGTAAGGATTGGGACGTTGCCCATGAGAATTCTATCACTTCGTTATGGTGCTGATATTGTATATTCAGAAGAGTTAATTGACTGGAAATTTTTACGCTCTAAACGCAGGTATAATG ATATCCTCCAAACAATAGATTTTGTTGACCAAACTGATGGAACTATAGTTTTTCGTACGTGTAAAGAGGAAAAAGATAAAGTTGTTTTGCAGCTAGGTACTTGTAGTGCTGAAAGAGCTTTAAAAGTTGCCAAATTGGT CGAACAGGATGTGGCAGCTATCGACATTAATATGGGATGTCCAAAAGAATTTTCAATCAAAGGCGGTATGGGCGTAGCCTTATTGCAAGATCCCAATAAAGCTTGTGCCATATTAAAGACTTTGGTAGATAATTTATCGATACCAGTTACTTGCAAGATAAGAATATTTGAAACTCCAGAGAAGACATTAGACGTAGTCAAAAAGTTTGAAAGTACAGGGATAAAAGCCATTGCTATTCATGGTAGAACTCGAGATGAAAGACCTCAGCATGCCGTGCATGTAGACATTATACGTTATGTAGCAGAGAGGATATCAATACCAGTTATAGCCAA TGGAGGATCAAAAGAAATAGAAAAGTATAAtgatatattgaaatttaaagaaatgaCTGGCTGTAGCAGTGTAATGCTTGCTAGAGCAGCTGAATGGAACTGCTCTATATTCAGAAAAGATGGCTTATTACCTATGGATACTGTGATAACTGACTACCTCAAACTTTGTGTTGATTATGATAATTCTCCATCTAATACAAAGTATTGTGTTCAGAATATTTTAAGAGAATTACAAGAAACTCCAAGAGGGAGAAAATTTTTAGAATGTCAAACCTTAGAACAAATATG tgCTATATGGGATTTGGACAAATATTGTCAAGAGAAACAAAGTCAATATCAAAAAATGGGCATTCAAGGAAGATGGCAAGTGCATCCAGATGAATTAGAACCTCCTCATAAAAAGGCTAAAACAGAAGACATTGATTTAGATAATGTTATCAAAATGAAG gtATGCTTTATACGAGCTAACTTCAATGACCTCAATTTACCTAAGTCTCAGTTACATGCCTGGGCTGGGAAAAAAGGTATTAAATTACCGCATTATCAGACTCATCaagtagaaaaattattttgctgCATACTTAcgtttaatgataaaaaatatacatcaaCATTTTGGGAGAAGAACAAGAAATTCGCTGAACAGGGAGCTGCATTGGTAGCCTTATTCCATCTAGGCGTGATAAAAGAAGAAGATTTAATTAAACTTggaagtataataaaatag